In Cynocephalus volans isolate mCynVol1 chromosome 3, mCynVol1.pri, whole genome shotgun sequence, one DNA window encodes the following:
- the TMEM143 gene encoding transmembrane protein 143 isoform X4: MTVERWLRLRAKGLAMLHVTRGVWGSRVRVRPLLPALLGSPRALSSLAAKMGEYRKMWNPTEPRDWAQQYRERFIPFSKEQLLRLLIQALYDPINPDRETLDQPSLTDPQRLSNEQEVLQALKPLLAQANFSPLSEDTLAYALVVHHPQDEVQVTINLDQYIYMQFWALGQRVGQMPQKSSVGSKRGFFAKSPPAERRYFKRVVLAARTKRGHLVLKSFKDTPLEGLEQLLPELKVRTPTLQRALLNLTLVVSGMVFFVNVGMVVLSDLKVATSLLLLLFAIFMGMRASKMFGQRRSVQALELAHMLYYRSTSNNSELLSALALRAQEEHTKEALLAHSFLARRPGDVHGPREETSRWLQSEVENWLLAKSGCDVTFNGTRALAHLQALTPSVGLYPPSGFPKLESLATVTSEYSHAAPSSNNPRKKPSCPTPPSHLARN; the protein is encoded by the exons ATGACAGTCGAGCGTTGGCTAAG GCTCCGGGCAAAGGGTCTGGCCATGCTGCACGTGACCCGGGGGGTCTGGGGGTCCAGGGTCCGAGTACGGCCCCTGTTGCCCGCGCTCCTCGGGTCCCCCCGGGCCCTGTCGTCGCTGGCGGCCAAGATGGGGGAGTACCGAAAGATGTGGAACCCCACGGAGCCCCGTGACTGGGCCCAGCAGTACCGCGAGCGTTTCATTCCGTTCTCCAAAGAGCAGCTGCTCCGCCTCCTGATACAG GCCTTGTATGACCCCATCAACCCTGACAGGGAGACGCTCGACCAGCCATCACTAACGGACCCCCAGCGTTTGTCCAATGAGCAGGAGGTGCTTCAGGCTCTGAAGCCCCTACTGGCCCAGGCCAACTTCTCCCCGCTCTCCGAGGACACCCTGGCCTATGCGCTAGTGGTCCACCACCCTCAGGATGAGGTCCAG GTGACAATAAATTTGGATCAGTATATCTACATGCAGTTCTGGGCCTTGGGCCAGCGAGTCGGGCAGATGCCCCAAAAGTCCAGCGTGGGCTCCAAGCGTGGCTTCTTTGCCAAGTCGCCCCCGGCAGAGAG GAGATACTTTAAGCGGGTGGTGCTGGCAGCCCGGACGAAACGAGGGCACCTGGTGCTGAAGAGCTTCAAGGACACGCCACTGGAGGGCCTCGAGCAGCTGCTGCCCGAGCTGAAGGTGCGCACGCCCACCCTGCAGCGTGCCCTGCTCAACCTCACTCTGGTTGTCTCAGGCATGGTGTTCTTCGTCAACGTGGGCATGGTAGTGCTCTCAGACCTCAAGGTGGCCACCTCCCTGTTGCTGCTGCTCTTTGCCATCTTCATGGGCATGCGGGCCTCCAAG ATGTTCGGGCAGCGGCGCAGCGTGCAGGCGCTGGAGCTGGCGCACATGCTTTACTATCGCAGCACATCCAATAACTCGGAACTGCTCAGCGCCCTGGCCCTACGCGCGCAGGAGGAGCACACCAAGGAGGCATTGCTGGCTCACAGCTTCCTGGCCCGGCGGCCGGGGGACGTGCACGGCCCACGTGAAG AAACCTCTAGGTGGCTCCAGTCGGAGGTGGAGAACTGGCTCCTGGCCAAGTCAGGCTGTGATGTGACCTTCAACGGAACTCGGGCCCTGGCCCACCTGCAAGCCTTGACCCCCAGCGTGGGGCTATACCCACCCTCAGGTTTCCCCAAATTAGAGTCTTTGGCTACAGTCACTTCCGAGTACTCCCATGCAGCACCCAGCAGTAACAATCCCAGAAAGAAACCTTCCTGTCCAACCCCGCCCAGCCACCTGGCTAGGAACTAA
- the TMEM143 gene encoding transmembrane protein 143 isoform X3 — protein MTVERWLRLRAKGLAMLHVTRGVWGSRVRVRPLLPALLGSPRALSSLAAKMGEYRKMWNPTEPRDWAQQYRERFIPFSKEQLLRLLIQALYDPINPDRETLDQPSLTDPQRLSNEQEVLQALKPLLAQANFSPLSEDTLAYALVVHHPQDEVQVTINLDQYIYMQFWALGQRVGQMPQKSSVGSKRGFFAKSPPAERRYFKRVVLAARTKRGHLVLKSFKDTPLEGLEQLLPELKVRTPTLQRALLNLTLVVSGMVFFVNVGMVVLSDLKVATSLLLLLFAIFMGMRASKMFGQRRSVQALELAHMLYYRSTSNNSELLSALALRAQEEHTKEALLAHSFLARRPGDVHGPREAETSRWLQSEVENWLLAKSGCDVTFNGTRALAHLQALTPSVGLYPPSGFPKLESLATVTSEYSHAAPSSNNPRKKPSCPTPPSHLARN, from the exons ATGACAGTCGAGCGTTGGCTAAG GCTCCGGGCAAAGGGTCTGGCCATGCTGCACGTGACCCGGGGGGTCTGGGGGTCCAGGGTCCGAGTACGGCCCCTGTTGCCCGCGCTCCTCGGGTCCCCCCGGGCCCTGTCGTCGCTGGCGGCCAAGATGGGGGAGTACCGAAAGATGTGGAACCCCACGGAGCCCCGTGACTGGGCCCAGCAGTACCGCGAGCGTTTCATTCCGTTCTCCAAAGAGCAGCTGCTCCGCCTCCTGATACAG GCCTTGTATGACCCCATCAACCCTGACAGGGAGACGCTCGACCAGCCATCACTAACGGACCCCCAGCGTTTGTCCAATGAGCAGGAGGTGCTTCAGGCTCTGAAGCCCCTACTGGCCCAGGCCAACTTCTCCCCGCTCTCCGAGGACACCCTGGCCTATGCGCTAGTGGTCCACCACCCTCAGGATGAGGTCCAG GTGACAATAAATTTGGATCAGTATATCTACATGCAGTTCTGGGCCTTGGGCCAGCGAGTCGGGCAGATGCCCCAAAAGTCCAGCGTGGGCTCCAAGCGTGGCTTCTTTGCCAAGTCGCCCCCGGCAGAGAG GAGATACTTTAAGCGGGTGGTGCTGGCAGCCCGGACGAAACGAGGGCACCTGGTGCTGAAGAGCTTCAAGGACACGCCACTGGAGGGCCTCGAGCAGCTGCTGCCCGAGCTGAAGGTGCGCACGCCCACCCTGCAGCGTGCCCTGCTCAACCTCACTCTGGTTGTCTCAGGCATGGTGTTCTTCGTCAACGTGGGCATGGTAGTGCTCTCAGACCTCAAGGTGGCCACCTCCCTGTTGCTGCTGCTCTTTGCCATCTTCATGGGCATGCGGGCCTCCAAG ATGTTCGGGCAGCGGCGCAGCGTGCAGGCGCTGGAGCTGGCGCACATGCTTTACTATCGCAGCACATCCAATAACTCGGAACTGCTCAGCGCCCTGGCCCTACGCGCGCAGGAGGAGCACACCAAGGAGGCATTGCTGGCTCACAGCTTCCTGGCCCGGCGGCCGGGGGACGTGCACGGCCCACGTGAAG CAGAAACCTCTAGGTGGCTCCAGTCGGAGGTGGAGAACTGGCTCCTGGCCAAGTCAGGCTGTGATGTGACCTTCAACGGAACTCGGGCCCTGGCCCACCTGCAAGCCTTGACCCCCAGCGTGGGGCTATACCCACCCTCAGGTTTCCCCAAATTAGAGTCTTTGGCTACAGTCACTTCCGAGTACTCCCATGCAGCACCCAGCAGTAACAATCCCAGAAAGAAACCTTCCTGTCCAACCCCGCCCAGCCACCTGGCTAGGAACTAA
- the SYNGR4 gene encoding synaptogyrin-4 isoform X1, translating to MRIPESLQDLANSEAVQFLKRPKTIARIFAGVFSLIVFSSLLTDGYQNKMESPQLHCVLNSNNVACLFAVGAGFLAFLSCLAFLMLDAQESRITVTRFKTAFQLLDFSLAVLWAGIWFVGFCFLANQWQHSTPKQFLLGSSSAKAAITFSFFSILVWIFQAYLAFQDLRNDTPVPYKRSLDEGGVVLTTLSPPSAASPVNTPTTDPNSLSYTSSALSPYLTTPKAPRLAMMPDN from the exons ATGCGCATCCCTGAAAGCCTCCAGGACCTGGCCAACAGTGAAGCCGTGCAGTTTCTGAAGAGGCCCAAGACCATAGCACGGATCTTCGCAGGG GTCTTCTCCCTCATCGTCTTCTCCTCCCTGCTGACCGATGGCTACCAGAACAAGATGGAGTCTCCACAGCTCCACTGTGTCCTCAACAGCAACAACGTGGCCTGCCTCTTTGCGGTGGGAGCCGGCTTCCTGGCCTTCCTCAGCTGTCTGGCCTTTCTCATGCTGGACGCCCAGGAGAGCCGCATCACCGTCACTCGCTTCAAAACGGCCTTCCAGCTCTTAGACTTCAGCCTGGCTG TTCTCTGGGCAGGCATCTGGTTCGTGGGATTCTGCTTCCTTGCCAACCAGTGGCAGCATTCAACACCCAAGCAGTTCCTCCTGGGGAGCAGCAGCGCCAAGGCGGCCATCACCTTCAGTTTCTTCTCCATCCTTGTCTGG ATATTCCAGGCTTACCTGGCATTCCAGGACCTCCGAAATGATACTCCAGTCCCCTACAAGCGCTCTCTTGATGAGGGTGGTGTAGtgctgaccaccctctccccaccctctgctGCCAGCCCTGTCAACACTCCCACCACTGACCCCAACAGCCTGAGTTACACCAGCTCTGCCCTCTCCCCCTATCTGACCACTCCGAAGGCTCCCCGGCTTGCTATGATGCCCGACAACTAA
- the EMP3 gene encoding epithelial membrane protein 3 — MSLLLLVVSALHILILILLFVATLDKSWWTLPGKESLNLWYDCTWTNNTKTWACSNVSENGWLKAVQVLMVLSLILCCLSFILFMFQLYTMRRGGLFYATGLCQLCTSVAVFTGALIYAIHAEEILAKHPRGGSFGYCFALAWVAFPLALISGIVYIHLRKRE; from the exons ATGTCGCTCCTCCTGCTGGTAGTCTCTGCCCTTCACATCCTCATTCTCATCCTGCTTTTCGTGGCCACTTTGGACAAG TCCTGGTGGACTCTCCCCGGGAAGGAGTCTCTGAATCTCTGGTACGACTGCACGTGGACCAACAACACCAAGACGTGGGCCTGCAGTAATGTCAGCGAGAATG GCTGGCTGAAGGCAGTGCAGGTCCTCATGGTGCTCTCCCTCATCCTCTGCTGTCTGTCCTTCATCCTGTTCATGTTCCAGCTCTACACCATGCGGCGAGGAGGGCTCTTCTATGCCACTGGCCTCTGCCAGCTTTGCACCA GCGTGGCGGTATTTACTGGGGCCCTGATCTACGCCATTCACGCGGAAGAGATCCTGGCGAAGCACCCGCGAGGGGGCAGCTTCGGTTACTGCTTCGCCCTCGCCTGGGTGGCTTTCCCCCTCGCCCTGATCAGCGGCATTGTCTACATCCACCTGCGGAAGCGAGAGTGA
- the SYNGR4 gene encoding synaptogyrin-4 isoform X2, translated as MRIPESLQDLANSEAVQFLKRPKTIARIFAGNKMESPQLHCVLNSNNVACLFAVGAGFLAFLSCLAFLMLDAQESRITVTRFKTAFQLLDFSLAVLWAGIWFVGFCFLANQWQHSTPKQFLLGSSSAKAAITFSFFSILVWIFQAYLAFQDLRNDTPVPYKRSLDEGGVVLTTLSPPSAASPVNTPTTDPNSLSYTSSALSPYLTTPKAPRLAMMPDN; from the exons ATGCGCATCCCTGAAAGCCTCCAGGACCTGGCCAACAGTGAAGCCGTGCAGTTTCTGAAGAGGCCCAAGACCATAGCACGGATCTTCGCAGGG AACAAGATGGAGTCTCCACAGCTCCACTGTGTCCTCAACAGCAACAACGTGGCCTGCCTCTTTGCGGTGGGAGCCGGCTTCCTGGCCTTCCTCAGCTGTCTGGCCTTTCTCATGCTGGACGCCCAGGAGAGCCGCATCACCGTCACTCGCTTCAAAACGGCCTTCCAGCTCTTAGACTTCAGCCTGGCTG TTCTCTGGGCAGGCATCTGGTTCGTGGGATTCTGCTTCCTTGCCAACCAGTGGCAGCATTCAACACCCAAGCAGTTCCTCCTGGGGAGCAGCAGCGCCAAGGCGGCCATCACCTTCAGTTTCTTCTCCATCCTTGTCTGG ATATTCCAGGCTTACCTGGCATTCCAGGACCTCCGAAATGATACTCCAGTCCCCTACAAGCGCTCTCTTGATGAGGGTGGTGTAGtgctgaccaccctctccccaccctctgctGCCAGCCCTGTCAACACTCCCACCACTGACCCCAACAGCCTGAGTTACACCAGCTCTGCCCTCTCCCCCTATCTGACCACTCCGAAGGCTCCCCGGCTTGCTATGATGCCCGACAACTAA
- the TMEM143 gene encoding transmembrane protein 143 isoform X2 — MTVERWLRLRAKGLAMLHVTRGVWGSRVRVRPLLPALLGSPRALSSLAAKMGEYRKMWNPTEPRDWAQQYRERFIPFSKEQLLRLLIQEFHSSPVEKVALEEFSAHVDFCTLFHYHHVLAQLQALYDPINPDRETLDQPSLTDPQRLSNEQEVLQALKPLLAQANFSPLSEDTLAYALVVHHPQDEVQVTINLDQYIYMQFWALGQRVGQMPQKSSVGSKRGFFAKSPPAERRYFKRVVLAARTKRGHLVLKSFKDTPLEGLEQLLPELKVRTPTLQRALLNLTLVVSGMVFFVNVGMVVLSDLKVATSLLLLLFAIFMGMRASKMFGQRRSVQALELAHMLYYRSTSNNSELLSALALRAQEEHTKEALLAHSFLARRPGDVHGPREETSRWLQSEVENWLLAKSGCDVTFNGTRALAHLQALTPSVGLYPPSGFPKLESLATVTSEYSHAAPSSNNPRKKPSCPTPPSHLARN; from the exons ATGACAGTCGAGCGTTGGCTAAG GCTCCGGGCAAAGGGTCTGGCCATGCTGCACGTGACCCGGGGGGTCTGGGGGTCCAGGGTCCGAGTACGGCCCCTGTTGCCCGCGCTCCTCGGGTCCCCCCGGGCCCTGTCGTCGCTGGCGGCCAAGATGGGGGAGTACCGAAAGATGTGGAACCCCACGGAGCCCCGTGACTGGGCCCAGCAGTACCGCGAGCGTTTCATTCCGTTCTCCAAAGAGCAGCTGCTCCGCCTCCTGATACAG GAATTTCACTCCAGTCCGGTGGAGAAGGTGGCTTTGGAGGAGTTCTCAGCCCATGTGGACTTCTGCACCCTGTTCCACTACCACCATGTCCTGGCCCAGCTGCAG GCCTTGTATGACCCCATCAACCCTGACAGGGAGACGCTCGACCAGCCATCACTAACGGACCCCCAGCGTTTGTCCAATGAGCAGGAGGTGCTTCAGGCTCTGAAGCCCCTACTGGCCCAGGCCAACTTCTCCCCGCTCTCCGAGGACACCCTGGCCTATGCGCTAGTGGTCCACCACCCTCAGGATGAGGTCCAG GTGACAATAAATTTGGATCAGTATATCTACATGCAGTTCTGGGCCTTGGGCCAGCGAGTCGGGCAGATGCCCCAAAAGTCCAGCGTGGGCTCCAAGCGTGGCTTCTTTGCCAAGTCGCCCCCGGCAGAGAG GAGATACTTTAAGCGGGTGGTGCTGGCAGCCCGGACGAAACGAGGGCACCTGGTGCTGAAGAGCTTCAAGGACACGCCACTGGAGGGCCTCGAGCAGCTGCTGCCCGAGCTGAAGGTGCGCACGCCCACCCTGCAGCGTGCCCTGCTCAACCTCACTCTGGTTGTCTCAGGCATGGTGTTCTTCGTCAACGTGGGCATGGTAGTGCTCTCAGACCTCAAGGTGGCCACCTCCCTGTTGCTGCTGCTCTTTGCCATCTTCATGGGCATGCGGGCCTCCAAG ATGTTCGGGCAGCGGCGCAGCGTGCAGGCGCTGGAGCTGGCGCACATGCTTTACTATCGCAGCACATCCAATAACTCGGAACTGCTCAGCGCCCTGGCCCTACGCGCGCAGGAGGAGCACACCAAGGAGGCATTGCTGGCTCACAGCTTCCTGGCCCGGCGGCCGGGGGACGTGCACGGCCCACGTGAAG AAACCTCTAGGTGGCTCCAGTCGGAGGTGGAGAACTGGCTCCTGGCCAAGTCAGGCTGTGATGTGACCTTCAACGGAACTCGGGCCCTGGCCCACCTGCAAGCCTTGACCCCCAGCGTGGGGCTATACCCACCCTCAGGTTTCCCCAAATTAGAGTCTTTGGCTACAGTCACTTCCGAGTACTCCCATGCAGCACCCAGCAGTAACAATCCCAGAAAGAAACCTTCCTGTCCAACCCCGCCCAGCCACCTGGCTAGGAACTAA
- the TMEM143 gene encoding transmembrane protein 143 isoform X1 has translation MTVERWLRLRAKGLAMLHVTRGVWGSRVRVRPLLPALLGSPRALSSLAAKMGEYRKMWNPTEPRDWAQQYRERFIPFSKEQLLRLLIQEFHSSPVEKVALEEFSAHVDFCTLFHYHHVLAQLQALYDPINPDRETLDQPSLTDPQRLSNEQEVLQALKPLLAQANFSPLSEDTLAYALVVHHPQDEVQVTINLDQYIYMQFWALGQRVGQMPQKSSVGSKRGFFAKSPPAERRYFKRVVLAARTKRGHLVLKSFKDTPLEGLEQLLPELKVRTPTLQRALLNLTLVVSGMVFFVNVGMVVLSDLKVATSLLLLLFAIFMGMRASKMFGQRRSVQALELAHMLYYRSTSNNSELLSALALRAQEEHTKEALLAHSFLARRPGDVHGPREAETSRWLQSEVENWLLAKSGCDVTFNGTRALAHLQALTPSVGLYPPSGFPKLESLATVTSEYSHAAPSSNNPRKKPSCPTPPSHLARN, from the exons ATGACAGTCGAGCGTTGGCTAAG GCTCCGGGCAAAGGGTCTGGCCATGCTGCACGTGACCCGGGGGGTCTGGGGGTCCAGGGTCCGAGTACGGCCCCTGTTGCCCGCGCTCCTCGGGTCCCCCCGGGCCCTGTCGTCGCTGGCGGCCAAGATGGGGGAGTACCGAAAGATGTGGAACCCCACGGAGCCCCGTGACTGGGCCCAGCAGTACCGCGAGCGTTTCATTCCGTTCTCCAAAGAGCAGCTGCTCCGCCTCCTGATACAG GAATTTCACTCCAGTCCGGTGGAGAAGGTGGCTTTGGAGGAGTTCTCAGCCCATGTGGACTTCTGCACCCTGTTCCACTACCACCATGTCCTGGCCCAGCTGCAG GCCTTGTATGACCCCATCAACCCTGACAGGGAGACGCTCGACCAGCCATCACTAACGGACCCCCAGCGTTTGTCCAATGAGCAGGAGGTGCTTCAGGCTCTGAAGCCCCTACTGGCCCAGGCCAACTTCTCCCCGCTCTCCGAGGACACCCTGGCCTATGCGCTAGTGGTCCACCACCCTCAGGATGAGGTCCAG GTGACAATAAATTTGGATCAGTATATCTACATGCAGTTCTGGGCCTTGGGCCAGCGAGTCGGGCAGATGCCCCAAAAGTCCAGCGTGGGCTCCAAGCGTGGCTTCTTTGCCAAGTCGCCCCCGGCAGAGAG GAGATACTTTAAGCGGGTGGTGCTGGCAGCCCGGACGAAACGAGGGCACCTGGTGCTGAAGAGCTTCAAGGACACGCCACTGGAGGGCCTCGAGCAGCTGCTGCCCGAGCTGAAGGTGCGCACGCCCACCCTGCAGCGTGCCCTGCTCAACCTCACTCTGGTTGTCTCAGGCATGGTGTTCTTCGTCAACGTGGGCATGGTAGTGCTCTCAGACCTCAAGGTGGCCACCTCCCTGTTGCTGCTGCTCTTTGCCATCTTCATGGGCATGCGGGCCTCCAAG ATGTTCGGGCAGCGGCGCAGCGTGCAGGCGCTGGAGCTGGCGCACATGCTTTACTATCGCAGCACATCCAATAACTCGGAACTGCTCAGCGCCCTGGCCCTACGCGCGCAGGAGGAGCACACCAAGGAGGCATTGCTGGCTCACAGCTTCCTGGCCCGGCGGCCGGGGGACGTGCACGGCCCACGTGAAG CAGAAACCTCTAGGTGGCTCCAGTCGGAGGTGGAGAACTGGCTCCTGGCCAAGTCAGGCTGTGATGTGACCTTCAACGGAACTCGGGCCCTGGCCCACCTGCAAGCCTTGACCCCCAGCGTGGGGCTATACCCACCCTCAGGTTTCCCCAAATTAGAGTCTTTGGCTACAGTCACTTCCGAGTACTCCCATGCAGCACCCAGCAGTAACAATCCCAGAAAGAAACCTTCCTGTCCAACCCCGCCCAGCCACCTGGCTAGGAACTAA